The following are encoded together in the Ignavibacteria bacterium genome:
- a CDS encoding GH92 family glycosyl hydrolase produces MKRFILPALVFVFLSSFSFQESDELYLTKYVNPFIGTGGHGHTFPGATVPFGMVQLSPDTRLKGWDGCSGYHYSDSIIYGFSHTHLSGTGVPDYCDILFMPFTDNKFIEVDKNTIRNFTSSFSHLNELAEPGYYSVLLNRSNIKAELTASTRAGFHKYSFPEGNEAKVFIDLKHRDEVLESHIKIVNNNSVSGFRRSKSWAQDQRIYFYAVFSDNFKRAGIYSDDNFLPEKSYAEGKNIKAIIEFDNPQKPLLVKVGISAISEENAKLNLEAEIGNKDFDKVRKDANELWNDYLNKIQVKTKDIDKLRIFYTALYHTAIAPNIFNDVDGSYLGRDFKVHKANHEYYTVFSLWDTYRALHPLLNIIERKRSADFIKTFLLQYEQGGRLPVWELGANETDCMIGYHSVPVIVDAYNSGITDFDKQLALKAMMHSSNLDIYGLQHYRNDGFISADKEHESVSKTLEYAFDDWCIANFAKSLKENIHKDEYEKRAQFYKNVFDPQTGFMRPRFNNGWKDPFNPTDVDNNYTEANSWQYSFYVPHDIKQLNDYLDGNLEKKLDELFSADTKTTGREQVDITGLIGQYAHGNEPSHHIAYLYNYTDSSHKTQKIVRKIMSEFYKDSPDGLIGNEDCGQMSAWYILSAMGFYPVTPGSGKFLFGSPIFDEVKINLENGKTFTIKTNNQSDENIYIQNVSNEDKRPFINWDDIFSGGTITFDMENFPSKSFGTGGVNKYLLSDNPIDNEIIPSPYTNTSRLTFKDSLSISLFVNYPNAKIYYNIIPNQFTEYLNPISIIDNTSISAYAVDSKGNKSETISSVYYKILKDIKVQLLSVPNMSYTAGGPEALIDHIRGEKNWRLGNWQGYQGQDFSAVVDLGKENDVSKISIGFLQDARSWIWMPKYVDIYSSIDNMNYQKIGSIENTILDTDLNINIKDFILKLDKSHKARYIKVTAVNYGKIPAWHPGAGDDAFIFVDEIETE; encoded by the coding sequence ATGAAAAGATTTATATTGCCAGCTTTGGTTTTTGTTTTTCTATCATCTTTTTCTTTTCAGGAATCAGATGAATTATATCTTACTAAGTACGTCAATCCCTTTATCGGTACCGGAGGTCACGGTCATACGTTCCCCGGAGCAACCGTCCCTTTTGGTATGGTACAACTCAGCCCTGACACAAGACTTAAAGGCTGGGACGGATGCTCGGGTTATCACTATTCCGACAGCATTATTTACGGATTCTCACACACACATCTTAGCGGCACCGGTGTACCCGATTATTGCGATATCCTGTTTATGCCTTTTACTGATAATAAATTCATAGAAGTTGACAAAAATACTATACGTAATTTTACTTCATCTTTTTCTCATCTTAACGAATTAGCCGAACCGGGATATTATTCTGTTCTACTCAATCGATCTAACATTAAAGCGGAGCTAACTGCAAGTACCCGCGCTGGTTTTCACAAATATTCTTTCCCTGAAGGTAATGAAGCAAAGGTTTTTATCGATTTAAAGCACCGCGACGAAGTTCTCGAATCTCATATTAAAATAGTCAACAATAATTCTGTATCGGGTTTCCGCCGGTCAAAGTCCTGGGCACAAGACCAGCGTATATATTTCTACGCTGTATTCTCAGACAATTTCAAAAGAGCAGGTATATATTCAGATGATAATTTTCTTCCTGAAAAGTCTTATGCAGAAGGAAAAAACATAAAAGCAATCATCGAGTTTGATAACCCGCAAAAACCCTTACTTGTAAAAGTCGGCATCTCCGCTATTAGCGAAGAAAATGCAAAGCTTAATCTTGAAGCCGAAATCGGCAATAAAGATTTCGATAAGGTCAGAAAAGATGCAAATGAACTCTGGAATGATTATTTAAATAAAATTCAGGTGAAGACAAAAGATATAGATAAACTCCGCATCTTCTACACTGCTTTGTATCACACCGCAATAGCTCCGAATATTTTTAACGATGTTGATGGTTCTTATTTGGGAAGAGATTTTAAAGTTCACAAAGCTAATCATGAATATTATACTGTCTTTTCCCTCTGGGATACGTACAGGGCTTTACATCCTTTATTAAACATTATCGAAAGAAAACGCTCTGCCGATTTCATTAAAACATTCTTGCTTCAATACGAACAGGGCGGAAGACTTCCGGTTTGGGAACTTGGAGCGAATGAAACAGATTGCATGATTGGCTATCATTCCGTGCCGGTAATTGTCGATGCTTACAATAGCGGTATAACTGATTTCGATAAACAACTCGCATTAAAGGCAATGATGCACAGCTCTAATCTCGATATTTACGGGCTTCAGCATTATAGAAACGACGGCTTCATATCTGCCGATAAAGAGCACGAGTCTGTCTCAAAAACTCTTGAGTATGCTTTCGACGATTGGTGTATAGCAAATTTCGCAAAATCGCTTAAAGAAAATATTCATAAAGATGAATATGAAAAGCGAGCACAGTTTTATAAAAATGTTTTTGATCCCCAGACAGGATTTATGCGGCCTCGATTCAACAACGGTTGGAAAGACCCTTTTAATCCAACAGACGTTGATAATAACTACACAGAAGCAAATTCGTGGCAGTATTCTTTCTATGTCCCGCATGATATTAAACAATTGAATGATTATCTTGACGGTAATCTCGAAAAGAAGCTCGATGAACTTTTCTCTGCCGATACAAAAACAACAGGACGCGAACAGGTTGACATAACAGGTCTCATCGGACAGTACGCCCACGGCAACGAACCCTCTCATCATATTGCATATCTATACAATTATACTGACAGCTCACATAAAACTCAAAAAATCGTTAGAAAGATTATGTCTGAGTTTTATAAAGATAGTCCCGATGGACTCATAGGCAATGAAGATTGCGGGCAAATGTCAGCATGGTATATTCTTAGTGCAATGGGTTTTTATCCTGTAACACCCGGCTCAGGGAAGTTTCTTTTCGGCAGCCCTATATTCGACGAAGTAAAGATAAATCTCGAAAACGGAAAAACTTTCACGATAAAAACTAACAACCAATCGGATGAAAACATTTATATTCAAAATGTTTCAAACGAAGACAAACGTCCCTTTATAAACTGGGATGATATTTTCAGCGGCGGCACAATCACATTCGACATGGAAAATTTTCCTTCTAAATCATTCGGCACTGGCGGAGTTAATAAATATCTCCTCTCTGATAATCCTATTGATAATGAAATAATCCCATCTCCATACACAAACACAAGTCGTCTTACATTTAAAGACTCTCTAAGTATTTCTCTTTTCGTAAATTATCCAAACGCGAAAATATATTATAATATAATTCCGAATCAGTTTACCGAATATTTAAACCCCATTTCTATAATCGATAACACTTCAATATCTGCTTACGCTGTAGATAGCAAGGGAAATAAAAGTGAAACCATAAGCTCTGTTTATTACAAAATTTTAAAAGATATCAAAGTTCAATTACTGTCTGTTCCTAACATGTCATACACAGCCGGCGGTCCGGAAGCCCTTATTGACCATATACGCGGAGAAAAGAATTGGCGGCTCGGTAACTGGCAGGGCTATCAGGGGCAGGATTTTTCAGCAGTAGTTGACCTCGGAAAAGAAAATGATGTTAGTAAAATCTCCATAGGTTTTCTTCAAGACGCAAGAAGCTGGATATGGATGCCAAAGTACGTCGATATTTATTCTTCAATCGATAACATGAATTATCAGAAAATAGGGTCAATCGAAAACACTATATTAGATACGGACTTGAACATCAATATAAAAGATTTTATCTTAAAACTTGATAAGAGTCACAAAGCAAGATACATTAAAGTTACAGCTGTTAACTATGGTAAAATTCCAGCTTGGCACCCGGGTGCTGGAGATGATGCTTTTATTTTTGTTGATGAAATTGAAACTGAGTGA
- a CDS encoding MarR family transcriptional regulator, which translates to MKLEEEIKQKSFKNPYQKLMVNILYTGSWLELMETNYLKAQGLTLPQFNVLRILRGQFPQPVTVNDIIDRMLDKSSNASRIVDKLVAKNLAERKVCKQDKRAVDVIITNRGLKVLSEIDKELPKWEKRMKSLSREEADKLNLLLDKLRDCPIKDLK; encoded by the coding sequence ATGAAATTAGAAGAAGAAATAAAACAGAAATCATTCAAGAATCCTTACCAGAAACTGATGGTAAATATATTGTACACAGGGAGTTGGTTGGAACTAATGGAAACGAACTATTTAAAAGCTCAAGGATTGACCCTGCCTCAATTCAATGTGTTAAGGATACTAAGGGGTCAGTTCCCGCAACCTGTGACAGTTAATGATATAATAGACAGGATGCTTGATAAATCTTCGAATGCATCCAGAATTGTTGACAAACTTGTTGCAAAGAATCTGGCTGAAAGAAAAGTATGCAAGCAAGATAAACGAGCTGTTGACGTCATTATAACAAACAGGGGTCTGAAGGTATTATCTGAAATTGACAAAGAGCTTCCTAAATGGGAGAAAAGAATGAAATCTCTTTCCAGAGAAGAGGCGGACAAACTGAATCTTTTACTGGATAAACTAAGGGATTGTCCTATAAAGGATTTGAAATGA
- a CDS encoding YceI family protein, whose amino-acid sequence MKKNLFKLTLIIITASAFIITGCGKSEKDVKVGEKQTAGETKGKSLVVSTTDSKVNWLGKKVTGQHNGTINILKGEVMVDNGKITGGKIEIDMKTIKNLDLTDAELNAKLVGHLSSADFFEVEKYPTSKLEIVKVEELKDATKPNVNSTVTANLTMKDVTKSITFPAEIKIENGVLTAKADFDVDRTDWNVKYGSGKFFDNLGDKMINDKFNLNISILAK is encoded by the coding sequence ATGAAGAAAAACTTATTTAAATTAACGCTGATAATAATTACAGCCTCAGCATTCATAATCACAGGATGCGGAAAATCAGAGAAAGACGTTAAAGTCGGTGAAAAGCAGACGGCAGGTGAAACCAAAGGAAAATCGCTTGTTGTTAGCACGACTGACAGCAAGGTAAACTGGCTGGGAAAAAAAGTTACAGGACAGCATAACGGCACTATTAATATACTAAAAGGTGAAGTAATGGTTGACAACGGAAAAATAACCGGCGGTAAGATTGAGATAGATATGAAAACGATAAAAAATCTTGACCTGACAGATGCAGAATTAAATGCAAAATTAGTAGGTCACTTATCATCCGCAGATTTTTTTGAGGTTGAAAAATACCCGACATCAAAATTGGAGATAGTTAAAGTAGAGGAATTGAAGGATGCAACAAAGCCAAATGTTAATTCAACTGTAACGGCAAACCTTACTATGAAAGATGTAACAAAAAGCATTACGTTTCCTGCAGAAATCAAGATAGAAAACGGTGTTTTGACAGCGAAGGCAGATTTTGATGTTGACAGAACAGACTGGAATGTAAAATATGGTTCAGGGAAATTCTTTGATAACCTTGGCGACAAGATGATTAATGACAAGTTCAACCTGAATATTTCAATATTAGCAAAGTAA
- a CDS encoding thioredoxin family protein, with protein MAYKFSEEFLMKSLSYDEYIRLTDRLLSEGKTTGENQEPEMIEYTKLNAQRMNRIYKTSEVKKEFKDVLKENQHWVLITEPWCGDAANSVPVIAKIAESSDKVKLHILFRDENPDVMNEYLTNGSKSIPMLIILDENYEEKHVWGPRPAEIQNMVLEFKKSGEFNMDELKKNLQLWYFNDKTHSTQKEIIELLKK; from the coding sequence ATGGCGTATAAATTTTCGGAAGAGTTTTTAATGAAGTCTTTATCATACGACGAATACATAAGACTGACGGACAGACTACTTTCAGAGGGAAAAACAACGGGTGAAAATCAGGAACCAGAAATGATTGAATATACGAAGCTTAATGCACAAAGGATGAACAGGATTTACAAAACATCGGAAGTAAAAAAAGAGTTCAAGGATGTACTCAAAGAAAATCAGCACTGGGTATTAATAACTGAACCATGGTGCGGTGATGCAGCAAATTCAGTTCCTGTTATTGCAAAGATTGCAGAGAGTTCTGATAAAGTAAAGTTGCACATACTATTCAGAGATGAGAACCCGGACGTTATGAATGAGTATCTAACAAACGGGTCTAAATCAATTCCTATGCTTATAATACTGGATGAAAATTATGAAGAAAAGCACGTATGGGGACCGCGTCCTGCAGAGATTCAAAACATGGTTCTCGAGTTTAAAAAGTCGGGAGAGTTTAATATGGATGAGTTGAAGAAAAATCTTCAGCTATGGTATTTTAACGACAAGACACATTCAACACAGAAAGAAATAATAGAATTACTAAAGAAATGA
- a CDS encoding pirin family protein → MITTIHKADTRGFADHGWLKTNHTFSFASYYNESRMNFGMLRVLNDDIVEGGMGFGRHPHNNMEIVSIPISGALEHKDSMGHVEVIKEGEVQIMSAGTGVMHSEYNHSKTKEVNFLQIWVLPKEQNIKPRYEQKSINDSDAKNKFLTIVSPDENDDNAVWINQDAYFSITKLDADTEVSYDIKQEGNGVYFFVIEGDVTSDGNELGRRDGIGIEGAEKIKIKSNSDSRLLLIEVPMR, encoded by the coding sequence ATGATTACAACAATACATAAAGCTGATACAAGAGGATTTGCCGACCATGGATGGCTGAAAACAAACCATACATTCAGTTTTGCATCGTATTATAATGAGAGCAGAATGAATTTCGGAATGCTTAGAGTTCTTAATGACGATATAGTAGAAGGCGGAATGGGATTCGGGAGACATCCTCATAACAACATGGAAATAGTCTCAATTCCTATTTCAGGTGCGCTTGAACACAAGGATTCTATGGGGCATGTAGAAGTGATAAAAGAGGGTGAAGTGCAGATAATGTCAGCAGGTACCGGAGTGATGCATTCTGAATACAATCACTCAAAGACGAAAGAGGTTAACTTTCTGCAGATATGGGTATTACCCAAAGAGCAAAACATAAAACCAAGGTACGAACAGAAAAGTATTAACGATTCTGATGCGAAGAATAAGTTTTTAACCATAGTATCACCCGATGAAAACGATGACAATGCTGTTTGGATAAACCAGGATGCATATTTCTCGATTACTAAGTTAGACGCTGATACAGAAGTCAGTTACGATATAAAGCAGGAAGGAAACGGAGTGTATTTTTTCGTGATTGAGGGAGATGTTACTTCTGACGGAAATGAACTCGGAAGAAGGGACGGTATAGGAATTGAAGGCGCAGAGAAAATAAAAATCAAATCAAACTCTGACAGCCGCTTGCTTTTGATAGAAGTACCGATGAGATAA
- a CDS encoding methyltransferase domain-containing protein: MYWDSQYEENKASWDMGYVSTPLKEYIDQITNKNLKVLIPGAGNAHEAEYMHLQGFRNVHVLDVSEEALKNFKGRFSDFPDAHIVCGDFFSHEGNYDLILEQTFFCAIDPSDRKRYSDKIYNLLKENGKLAGVLFNHEFDKAGPPFGGTEKEYRKYFGLRFEYKVFETSYNSIKPRAGRELFMILVKKN, from the coding sequence ATATACTGGGACTCTCAATATGAAGAGAACAAAGCAAGCTGGGATATGGGTTATGTTTCCACACCTCTCAAGGAGTACATAGACCAGATAACGAACAAGAACCTGAAAGTACTAATACCGGGTGCGGGAAACGCACATGAGGCGGAATACATGCATCTGCAAGGATTTCGTAATGTTCATGTTCTTGATGTATCAGAAGAAGCTCTCAAAAATTTTAAGGGCAGGTTTTCGGATTTTCCCGATGCCCATATTGTGTGCGGTGATTTTTTCTCGCATGAAGGCAATTACGACCTGATACTCGAGCAGACCTTTTTCTGCGCAATAGATCCTTCGGACAGGAAAAGATATTCCGATAAGATATACAACCTGCTGAAAGAAAACGGCAAATTAGCGGGAGTTCTTTTTAATCATGAGTTTGATAAAGCAGGACCTCCTTTCGGGGGTACTGAAAAAGAATACCGAAAATACTTCGGCTTGCGGTTTGAATATAAAGTATTTGAGACGTCTTACAATTCTATTAAACCGAGAGCGGGTCGGGAGCTTTTTATGATACTGGTGAAGAAGAATTAA
- a CDS encoding ABC transporter substrate-binding protein yields MKNKATIFVCLILAATAAFFIISCNTNDSNVIKIGQFASLTGSEATFGISSDNGIKLAVEEINNSGGVLGKRIELITEDNQGKPNETQTVVQKLINRDKVVGIIGEVASSRSKAAAPICQNAKIPMITQASTNPEVTAIGDYIFRVCFIDPFQATVMSKFALNSMKVKKIALLIDQRNAYSTGLAENFKRTFIEMGGEIVEEQKYSAGDKDFKAQLTAIKYKNPEAIFIPGYYTDVGLMAIQAREIGLNVPLFGSDGWESDKLTEGKAKDALEGSFFSTHVSSEDPNPLIQNFIKKYREKYKSEPDAFSFLGYDAMMLMADAVKRAGSTDGDKIRQELSKTSNFKGVTGNISINEQRNAIKPAVVLEIKDGKFRYKETIAP; encoded by the coding sequence ATGAAAAATAAAGCAACTATTTTCGTTTGTTTAATACTGGCTGCAACAGCCGCCTTCTTTATCATTTCCTGTAATACTAATGACAGCAACGTGATAAAGATAGGGCAATTCGCTTCATTAACGGGAAGCGAAGCGACGTTTGGAATAAGTTCTGATAACGGTATTAAACTTGCGGTTGAAGAGATAAATAATTCAGGCGGTGTGCTCGGAAAAAGAATAGAACTAATAACAGAGGACAACCAAGGTAAGCCAAATGAAACACAGACTGTAGTGCAGAAATTAATAAACAGGGATAAAGTAGTAGGCATTATAGGAGAAGTTGCTTCATCGAGGAGCAAGGCGGCTGCACCGATATGCCAGAATGCAAAGATTCCGATGATAACGCAGGCATCGACGAACCCAGAAGTAACCGCCATAGGTGATTACATATTCAGAGTATGTTTCATTGACCCATTTCAGGCAACGGTAATGAGCAAGTTTGCATTGAACTCGATGAAAGTAAAGAAAATTGCTTTGTTAATAGACCAGCGGAATGCATATTCGACGGGACTTGCGGAGAATTTCAAGAGGACATTCATAGAAATGGGAGGCGAGATAGTTGAAGAGCAGAAGTATTCGGCGGGTGATAAAGATTTCAAAGCACAGTTGACAGCGATAAAGTACAAAAATCCAGAAGCGATATTTATTCCCGGTTATTATACGGATGTTGGATTGATGGCGATACAAGCAAGAGAAATTGGTTTGAATGTGCCGTTGTTTGGGTCAGACGGCTGGGAATCTGACAAACTGACAGAAGGAAAAGCAAAGGACGCATTAGAGGGAAGCTTCTTTTCAACTCACGTATCATCTGAAGACCCGAATCCATTAATACAGAATTTTATAAAGAAGTACAGAGAAAAATATAAATCTGAACCTGATGCATTCTCATTTCTTGGATACGATGCAATGATGCTGATGGCAGATGCAGTAAAGAGAGCAGGTTCAACGGACGGAGACAAGATAAGGCAAGAACTTTCAAAGACGAGTAACTTCAAGGGAGTTACAGGAAACATTTCGATAAATGAGCAGAGGAATGCAATAAAGCCGGCAGTAGTGCTTGAGATAAAGGACGGCAAGTTCAGGTATAAAGAGACAATAGCTCCATGA
- a CDS encoding branched-chain amino acid ABC transporter permease: MTEFIQQFINGLSLGSIYALIALGYTMIYGILRFINFAHGDVFMIGAYSGYYLAMLFAFTTFTGGASVWMAILILIGSMAVCSILGFTLEKLAYRPLRNSPKLTILITAIGVSLFLEYGGQLVFGADPKSFPTLLENKSLFSIGGAAVFSNSIVVIIVSLVLMVILRFIIMKTRIGTAMRAVSFNHNVASLMGININGVISFTFIIGSSLAAAAGILFGLNYPKIDPLIGIIYGLKAFVAAVLGGIGNITGAALGGYILGIVETFVSGYLSSTYRDAIAFAILIIILLFKPTGLLGKKEIEKV; this comes from the coding sequence ATGACAGAATTCATACAGCAGTTTATAAACGGACTTTCACTTGGGAGCATATATGCGCTTATAGCGCTCGGGTATACGATGATATACGGGATACTAAGGTTTATAAACTTTGCACACGGCGATGTGTTTATGATAGGAGCATATTCAGGATATTACCTTGCGATGCTGTTTGCGTTTACTACTTTTACCGGCGGTGCTTCAGTATGGATGGCAATACTTATACTAATTGGTTCGATGGCAGTCTGTTCGATACTCGGGTTTACGCTCGAAAAGCTTGCTTATAGACCTCTGCGAAATTCTCCGAAGCTAACTATATTAATCACTGCGATAGGTGTTTCGCTGTTTCTTGAATACGGCGGACAGCTAGTATTTGGTGCAGATCCGAAATCTTTTCCGACGTTACTTGAGAACAAATCATTATTCAGTATAGGCGGTGCAGCAGTATTTTCAAATTCGATAGTTGTGATAATAGTGTCGTTAGTACTTATGGTTATACTAAGATTCATAATTATGAAGACGAGGATAGGGACTGCGATGAGGGCTGTTTCGTTCAATCATAATGTAGCAAGTCTAATGGGAATAAACATAAACGGAGTAATAAGTTTTACGTTTATAATAGGTTCATCTCTTGCGGCAGCAGCGGGAATACTATTCGGATTGAACTATCCGAAAATTGACCCATTGATTGGAATCATATACGGTCTGAAAGCTTTTGTTGCGGCAGTGCTGGGCGGAATTGGAAACATAACCGGTGCGGCACTTGGCGGATACATACTCGGAATTGTGGAGACGTTTGTTTCGGGGTATTTATCATCGACTTACAGGGATGCGATAGCTTTTGCGATACTGATTATAATATTGTTATTTAAACCGACCGGATTATTAGGAAAGAAAGAAATAGAAAAAGTGTAA
- a CDS encoding putative sugar nucleotidyl transferase, with product MKYIIFEDPKYKDLYPLNLLRASFDIKAGAFSMKERIEHYLPADSRIELFVRDSIAEFVTQNNSNLVNKFPAEDSIFLNGRVVFSKKVIDWINDSMSVNSVIDFEDTIVAAKLSVDEINNRKDKFSFCLNNDFFLGLKKINNTNYQFQNIFEIINHPWDILKSLDVNLGFDLSYLLDSVKGKDKNTDVNQDNDNNFVSPSAKVYPGVILDTVSGEIFIDDNAVVEPLTYLKGPIYIGKNALVKSGSKIYGPCSIGHSSKVSGEISSSVFHSCVNKQHDGFIGHTYACPFVNFGADTVTSNLKNNYSKIRVNQFGNNINTGMQFLGSIVGDHSKFGINTMLNTGTICGIFANVAGGGFPDKLIESFEWNIIGSEKEKYNLDKAFETAKMVMKRRGFDMSEAYINLVKNIYSK from the coding sequence ATGAAATACATAATTTTTGAAGACCCTAAATATAAAGACCTCTATCCCTTAAATCTTTTAAGAGCTTCTTTCGATATTAAAGCCGGGGCTTTCTCTATGAAAGAAAGAATCGAACACTATCTGCCAGCTGATTCAAGGATCGAACTCTTCGTTAGAGATTCTATCGCTGAGTTTGTCACTCAAAACAACAGTAATCTCGTTAATAAATTTCCCGCTGAAGATTCTATATTCCTCAATGGAAGAGTTGTCTTCTCTAAAAAAGTTATCGATTGGATTAATGATTCCATGTCCGTCAATAGCGTCATTGACTTTGAGGATACAATTGTCGCCGCCAAGTTATCCGTCGATGAAATCAATAATCGTAAAGATAAGTTCAGTTTTTGTTTGAATAACGATTTCTTCCTCGGTTTGAAAAAGATTAATAACACTAATTACCAATTCCAGAATATTTTCGAGATTATTAATCATCCATGGGATATTCTTAAATCGCTTGATGTTAACCTCGGCTTCGACCTTAGTTACCTTCTCGATAGCGTTAAAGGTAAAGATAAAAACACCGACGTTAATCAGGATAATGATAATAACTTTGTAAGCCCCTCCGCTAAAGTATATCCGGGCGTTATACTTGATACTGTAAGCGGAGAAATCTTTATCGATGATAACGCAGTCGTCGAACCCCTCACTTACTTAAAAGGTCCAATCTATATCGGCAAGAACGCACTTGTTAAATCTGGCTCTAAAATTTATGGTCCTTGCTCTATAGGTCATTCATCAAAAGTCTCAGGTGAAATTTCAAGCTCTGTATTTCACAGCTGTGTTAACAAGCAGCACGATGGTTTTATCGGTCATACCTATGCATGTCCATTCGTAAACTTCGGTGCCGATACTGTTACAAGTAACCTGAAAAATAATTATTCAAAAATTCGCGTCAATCAATTCGGTAATAATATAAATACTGGCATGCAGTTCCTCGGAAGTATTGTTGGCGACCATTCAAAGTTCGGAATAAACACTATGCTGAACACAGGTACAATATGCGGTATATTCGCAAACGTAGCCGGAGGAGGTTTCCCTGATAAGCTGATTGAATCCTTCGAGTGGAATATAATAGGTAGTGAAAAGGAAAAGTATAATCTTGATAAGGCATTTGAAACTGCAAAGATGGTGATGAAAAGGCGCGGATTCGATATGTCAGAAGCCTACATTAACCTTGTAAAAAATATTTATAGCAAATAA
- the rpmE gene encoding 50S ribosomal protein L31 yields MKKEIHPKYYKCNVICNCGENRGVLFTTRSTVPEIKVEICSLCHPFFTGTQKIVDTAGRVEKYYKKFGKTKKTTDA; encoded by the coding sequence ATGAAAAAGGAAATACATCCGAAATATTATAAATGCAATGTGATTTGCAATTGTGGTGAAAATAGAGGAGTTTTATTCACAACTCGTTCCACTGTTCCTGAAATAAAAGTTGAAATTTGTTCTCTCTGTCATCCGTTCTTTACCGGTACACAGAAAATCGTTGACACAGCAGGACGTGTTGAAAAATACTATAAGAAATTCGGTAAAACCAAAAAGACTACAGACGCTTAA
- a CDS encoding isoprenylcysteine carboxylmethyltransferase family protein: MSFSEKWVNAIYKIVTGGNKSKYILTPTGGLIFVTFILSFIFLSFYLDRIFSFSDFLPATTAKITGLVLIIPGIIFSGKSIYIFIKSKGTPVPVNPPSELITDGIYGYSRNPMLAGLIMQLFGYGIFCNSITLTFIVSPVFMLLSIAELKFIEEPELEKRFGEKYISYKKSVPMFFPRIFKK; encoded by the coding sequence ATGTCTTTTTCAGAAAAATGGGTAAATGCAATCTACAAGATTGTAACGGGAGGGAATAAGTCAAAGTATATTCTTACACCTACCGGCGGGCTTATTTTTGTAACTTTTATTTTGTCATTTATCTTCCTATCATTTTATTTAGACAGAATTTTTAGTTTTTCTGATTTTCTACCTGCAACAACAGCTAAAATAACCGGTTTAGTTCTTATTATACCAGGGATAATATTTTCAGGGAAGAGCATATACATTTTTATCAAATCAAAAGGCACTCCTGTACCTGTTAATCCTCCATCTGAACTTATAACGGATGGAATATATGGTTACTCAAGAAACCCAATGCTTGCAGGATTGATTATGCAGTTATTTGGATACGGAATTTTCTGTAACTCAATAACACTTACTTTTATAGTTTCACCAGTGTTTATGCTCTTAAGCATTGCAGAACTAAAGTTTATAGAAGAACCAGAGCTTGAAAAACGATTCGGTGAAAAATATATATCATACAAGAAATCTGTCCCGATGTTTTTTCCGAGAATCTTTAAGAAATAA
- a CDS encoding lysozyme inhibitor LprI family protein, translating into MKKLLLIILFLFAAMPLMAQKYDHPIDKYIEDCMEKDMSTAGMVKCLNEAYDKYDNELNRLYKILMKELDEESAKELKSAQLEWIAFRDKEFKLIDAIYAKLEGTMYIPMRVSDRIEIVKKRVLDFEAYADLVGVNIK; encoded by the coding sequence ATGAAAAAATTATTACTTATTATTTTGTTTTTATTTGCTGCCATGCCGCTTATGGCGCAAAAATACGACCACCCTATCGATAAATATATCGAAGACTGCATGGAGAAAGATATGTCAACAGCTGGTATGGTCAAGTGTTTAAACGAAGCCTATGATAAATACGATAACGAGTTAAACAGGCTTTACAAAATTCTTATGAAAGAGCTTGATGAAGAATCAGCTAAAGAACTAAAGTCTGCACAGCTCGAATGGATAGCGTTTAGAGATAAAGAGTTTAAACTTATCGACGCAATCTATGCAAAGCTTGAAGGTACCATGTACATACCAATGAGAGTATCCGATAGAATTGAAATCGTGAAAAAACGCGTACTCGATTTTGAAGCATACGCAGACCTTGTGGGGGTAAACATAAAATGA